A window of Ruminiclostridium herbifermentans genomic DNA:
CGGTATTATTAATTCTGTAAGTATACTTGGATTTGATGAAAAGCCAATTTGGAAACGAAATACGCAAGGATTATCCATTGAAACTAAGACAGTTAAAAGTGATTATCCTGTAGTATTCAAAATTCAAATTAAATAGCCAGCGCATACACAGGCATAATTTATCTTAAATAGCCAGCGCTTACAGGCATAATTTATCTTAAATAGCCAGCACATACACAGGCATAATTTATCTTAAATAGCTAGCGCTTACAGGCATAATTTATCTTAAATAGCTAGTGCATACGTACATAATTCAGATGTTCTAGCTTTTAAAAATCAAAAAAACTTATTTGGGTTCTGAATTGCAGCAGCACCAATACATAATCTGTTTTTTAATGTTAATGTTGTCTTCTGCAAGAATTGCCGTGCTATATACGAATATGAATTTGTTTTAATTTAAATTTTAATGTTACGTTCAAAATGTTGGTGCTTCATTTTGAACGTACACTGAAATTTATGACGAATATTTACATACAGGCAAGCAGTGTCAAGTATTGTTTCTTTTGCGGAATTCAGCGGGGCTTTCTCCAACATATTTCTTGAACTTCTTATGGAAGTAGTCCACATTCTTGTAGCCAACAAGTTCTGAAATTTCGTAAACCTTTAAATTTTTCTGCAGCAATAGCTCTTTTGAATGGTTTATTCTTACATGGTCAATGTATGAATTAAAGTTTTCTCCCATTTTCTTATTGAATATTTTCCCAAGGTAGGAGCTGTTATAGCCAAATAACGGCGCAATAGTTTCCAATTTAATGTTTTCTCTATAATTATGATTAATATAGTAAACAATATCATCTAATATACTGTCACTAGAAAAATTACCAATTGCATTTATTATCATCTCAAATTGCTCTGAAAAGAAAAGTATAATTTCATATAGATAATACTTTCTTTCAATAAAATCAATAACTGATGAATTTGTTGGGAATGGAATATCTATTGTGCTGTAAATATGGTTTATATTTTCTTTAATTTGAAGATAAATATCAGTTAAAAAAAGTTTAATATTAGATATATTTGTATTTGCAAAATATAAGTTCCTTTTCAGCGCAGACAAGGTATCGGCTATCATTCTTCGGTTAAAGCTTTGGATATAGTTTGTTAATAGTCTGCAGTATTCAGTGGATTGGGCTTCATTTATTTCAAAGAAGCTATCATCCCATTTTGGAAGCTGCTCATAGCCGATGGTATGCTGATTTTCTTCACAGAAAAAACGTCGGCTCATTAAGTTTAGAGCATCTTCATAGGAATAATGAATATCCTCAACACTGGTAACCTTACGACCGTAGGCAATAAATAACGAATCCAAAGGAGAACCTTTCTGAGGATTTGTCTCATAATGATTTAGAAAGGTATGGAAATGATTAAGTGTAAAGGTTCCTTTTAAAAGTATAATGTCTTTTTCATGAATTTTTATATGTTCAAAGGAATTATTCCCTTGATTGGTTACTTTCAGCAGGTCTGCAAAATCGTAAATAAGGTTGTAGGTATTCTGATTGTAGTTCTCATAAATTACCACTTGGTACTCATTAGCTGACAGCCTGATTTCTTCAAGATTAATGCCTGAAACGTCACCTGTATTCAGCAGGATATCGCGCAATATAGTGTATCTTGCCTTTTCACGATATTGAATCAGCGTATTGGCATTCATTCGCTCTTTTTGAATATTTTCTTTTACAGTATGTACCGCATTATATAGTTCGTCTTCGTCAATAGGCTTTGTAATATAAAATTCAACACCATAGCGAATTGCAGTTTGGGCATATTTAAAATCGGAAAAGCCGCTTAATATAATAAAATGACCTTTAAAGCCCTGTTCTCTGGCAAACTGTATTACTTGGGTTCCTTGCAATTTGGGCATACGTATGTCCATAAGAACAACATCAGGATTTAGTTTTATAATACTATTTAGTGCATCTTCACCGTTATTTGCTTCCCCGCAAATTGTAAATCCAAGTTCGTCCCAATTAATAAGATGTTTTAACCCTTCACATATTACTGATTCATCATCTGCAATAAAAACTTTCATTTTAAATTATTCCTCCATCATATTAAGTAAGGGAAGTGTAAGTGACACAAGAGTTCCTTCAAAAGGAGTGCTCTTGATTTCCATTCCGTAAGCTTCTCCATAAAATAATTTAATTCTTTTATTAATATTATAAAGTCCAATGCTAGATGTAGACTTCTTTTCATATACATGAATACTGTTATTAAGGCTTTCTAATTCCTCTTTAGTCATTCCAAGTCCATTGTCAAAGATATCAATTAGTAAAAGTTCATCATCTTTTGTTGTGACATTTATAACAATCTGCCCATTGTTTTCTGTGCCTTCAAGGCCATGCAGTATGGCATTTTCAACTATTGGTTGTAATAAAAGAGGAAGAATTTGACATTCTTCTAAATTTATATTCTCTGCTACATTTAAGGTATAATTAACACGGTCACTGAATCTAAGCTTTTGTATTGTCAGATAAATTGATATGTAATCCAGTTCTTTTTTTAAGGTGGTGGATGAAGTACCTGTGTTTTCTAAAACATAGTGCATAGATTTCCCTAATAATTTAATTACATTAGCTACTTCTTTATTTCCAGCTGCAAGAGCTTTCATACGTATGGTTTCCAATGTATTATACAAAAAATGTGGATTTATCTGGCTTGCCAGCATTTTGAATTCCATTTTTTGCTGCTGGTTTTTCAAGTCCTGTTCCTGTATTTTTGCTTCATACATTTGGGCATCCATCTTCTGAATGTTTTGTATCATAACCTTAAGGTCTGAATAAACTTCAGACAATTCATCTTCTCCTCTTATATTGTCTAGTATATGATAATTACCCTTGCTAACCTTATGCATTTCTTCCCGAAGTGTAATAATACGAGTGCTGAAATTATTTGTAAAATGTTTAATTAAAAAGAAAGGCAATGCTGAAGCCAACAGCATTATGGCAGCACATAATATAATTATATTGTTAACGTCGGGGAAAGCATTAAAATCTAAAGTAGATATATAAATCCTATCTTTAGATGCATATGGAAGCAGGGTAGATATACTTGCCATGCTCTTCTTGTTTTCGTAGTACAGTTCACCTGAATATTGATATTGACTTTTTTCATAGTCTATGGGTATTGTCAGATATTCTCCCGATAAATTTCTTTGTGTACTGAAAAAAACAGGATCTCTATTTACTGATACTGTATTAAACAGGGAAGTATTCTGTACTCTGTTTTTTAAATAATTGTTACTGATTGTAATTTTTAAAACGGCATATTCTTTAGTTGATATTATTGGAATTCGCCTAATCAGACTTAACTCCTGAGAAATATGATTCCAGTAGTCAAGGGAACTTAAGCTTTTCCAAGTAATATCAGCACTATTTATTGCCTGTTGATACCATTCATTTTTTTCTATCTCTTTAGTTACAGGTATTATAGAAGCATATTGTATTATTGAATCATATTTATATATTGTTGGATTGTTTGTGTAAATCTTGATGGAGGATATATATGTATTTCTATTTATATAATTCTTTAGCTTAGTGTAATTGCTGCAACTTTTGTCAGCCTCTTGTTTACTGTTGTAGCGGGTTGCTAAAAGCTTCTGCAAATCTCTGTCCATAAAAAGCTCATCAGAAATATTATATACTGAGGTTGTTACTTCAAATAAAATTGATTTAACACGGAGGTTATCTGCTGAAATTTGATTTTGATAATGATTCAGCAATAGTGTTCTGGTGTAAAATAATAAGAAAAAACCAATGATTAGGATTGGTATTAAAATAGCACTACAATATATGAAGTATAATTGTTTTTTTACCTTCCTATATGGAAATATCTTGCTAAAAGCAGTTAATATCTTCATAATCATATCTCTTTCCATAAATTTATATTATTAAATGTTTACGCGTTATAGTAAAAAAAGATTAGTGTAAAATATACTGAATTGACCATTTTTGCAATATACTATATTGTAACATAATTAGCTAAAATAGTCTCAGATTTTGTAAAAAATGATAGCGCTTTTGCTCCTCTATATTATTGTTCAGTTTACTATTAAACTGGCTAATTCAAATATTGGTTTCTATTATTTATTAATGGGTTGACGTCAAAAAAACACTGAAAATGAAAGTGTATTAACTAGAATAATTAAGGTATTTTAGTTCTTAGTTATGTATTATAATTACTGGTAAGTTATATGGGAAAGGAGCAAAATTCATAATGAAATTTAGCAATGGATGCTGGCTGCAAAAAGAAGGAACAGAATGTTTCTCACCCCAACAGGTTTATAATGCAAAAATTGAAAAGGACTGCGTAACGCTTTGTGCTCCAACTTATCAGATTAAGCATAGAGGAGATACATTAGGAGGAGTAAATTTAACAATAAGGATTTCTTCTCCAATGCCTGAGGTTATCAGAGTTCAGACTTACCATTACATGGGAGTTGTATCGAAAACACCTGAATTTGAACTATTCTATGATGAAAATAACAATATACAAACTATAGAAAATGATAATGAAATTATTATATCAAGCGGAAGTTTAAGTCTTGTTATAAATAAACAAAACTGGTCCATGATTTATAAAAGAGATGATGAACAGCTGGCTAAGAGCGCATGGCGAGACTTAGCTTATATGAAGACAGACTGGAGAGGCCTCGCATATGATAAGGGTGGCCTTGAAAACACATACATGCGCCAGCAGTTAAGTATTTCTGTAGGAGAATTGATTTATGGATTAGGAGAGCGTTTCACTCCATTTGTTAAGAATGGGCAAACTGTTGATATTTGGAATGCTGATGGAGGTACGTCTACAGAGCAGTCCTATAAGAATATTCCATTTTATATTACTAATAAGGGATACGGTGTATTTGTTAACCACCCAGAAAAGGTTTCTTTCGAAATAGGAACAGAGAATGTAACAAAGGTTGAATTCAGTGTTCCTGGAGAATATTTTGATTACTTCTTTATTAATGGA
This region includes:
- a CDS encoding response regulator transcription factor, with protein sequence MKVFIADDESVICEGLKHLINWDELGFTICGEANNGEDALNSIIKLNPDVVLMDIRMPKLQGTQVIQFAREQGFKGHFIILSGFSDFKYAQTAIRYGVEFYITKPIDEDELYNAVHTVKENIQKERMNANTLIQYREKARYTILRDILLNTGDVSGINLEEIRLSANEYQVVIYENYNQNTYNLIYDFADLLKVTNQGNNSFEHIKIHEKDIILLKGTFTLNHFHTFLNHYETNPQKGSPLDSLFIAYGRKVTSVEDIHYSYEDALNLMSRRFFCEENQHTIGYEQLPKWDDSFFEINEAQSTEYCRLLTNYIQSFNRRMIADTLSALKRNLYFANTNISNIKLFLTDIYLQIKENINHIYSTIDIPFPTNSSVIDFIERKYYLYEIILFFSEQFEMIINAIGNFSSDSILDDIVYYINHNYRENIKLETIAPLFGYNSSYLGKIFNKKMGENFNSYIDHVRINHSKELLLQKNLKVYEISELVGYKNVDYFHKKFKKYVGESPAEFRKRNNT
- a CDS encoding sensor histidine kinase is translated as MDRDLQKLLATRYNSKQEADKSCSNYTKLKNYINRNTYISSIKIYTNNPTIYKYDSIIQYASIIPVTKEIEKNEWYQQAINSADITWKSLSSLDYWNHISQELSLIRRIPIISTKEYAVLKITISNNYLKNRVQNTSLFNTVSVNRDPVFFSTQRNLSGEYLTIPIDYEKSQYQYSGELYYENKKSMASISTLLPYASKDRIYISTLDFNAFPDVNNIIILCAAIMLLASALPFFLIKHFTNNFSTRIITLREEMHKVSKGNYHILDNIRGEDELSEVYSDLKVMIQNIQKMDAQMYEAKIQEQDLKNQQQKMEFKMLASQINPHFLYNTLETIRMKALAAGNKEVANVIKLLGKSMHYVLENTGTSSTTLKKELDYISIYLTIQKLRFSDRVNYTLNVAENINLEECQILPLLLQPIVENAILHGLEGTENNGQIVINVTTKDDELLLIDIFDNGLGMTKEELESLNNSIHVYEKKSTSSIGLYNINKRIKLFYGEAYGMEIKSTPFEGTLVSLTLPLLNMMEE